The following coding sequences lie in one Balneola vulgaris DSM 17893 genomic window:
- a CDS encoding DUF2914 domain-containing protein: MKFNSITRTVLLIPVFALINFVAFAQLTVQSIEVGTSIENRELIGADSTFSSDVNTLYCHTTINGAENEPTIKHVWYYNGEEQASINLNVRSENFRTWSSKKIWHTWTGNWKVEVLDANDNVLASKEFTIKP; this comes from the coding sequence ATGAAATTTAATTCAATCACACGTACTGTACTTCTAATACCAGTTTTTGCTCTCATTAATTTTGTAGCTTTTGCACAGTTAACAGTGCAATCAATTGAGGTAGGAACTTCAATAGAAAACCGTGAACTCATTGGAGCCGATTCCACATTTAGTAGCGATGTAAACACACTATACTGCCACACTACTATAAATGGTGCTGAGAATGAGCCTACCATCAAACATGTATGGTATTATAATGGCGAAGAACAGGCATCTATTAATCTGAATGTTCGATCTGAGAATTTTCGAACATGGAGCTCTAAGAAAATCTGGCACACATGGACTGGAAATTGGAAAGTAGAAGTGCTGGATGCCAATGATAATGTATTAGCATCCAAAGAGTTCACAATAAAACCTTAA
- a CDS encoding tryptophan 2,3-dioxygenase, producing the protein MSITYTNYLKVDELLKLQQLKSSPAEHDETLFIIIHQTYELWFKQLLHEFGKLNRELKSANTWTAIKTLRRILTIMKTLVSQVDILETMTPLEFNSFRKFLGQSSGFQSLQFREIEILCGLRFPLMKDAHKDDEAHLKVLEQRMAEPTIWESFGEYLTQKGYPMVIERENEHGLLYNTSQANQDVLIEVMQNNAECAIVCELLVDFDEGLQEWRYRHVKMVQRTIGTKKGTGGSDGVKYLQKTLNHCVFPDLWEIRSKF; encoded by the coding sequence ATGAGTATTACCTACACCAATTATCTAAAAGTTGATGAACTTCTAAAACTTCAACAACTTAAATCGAGTCCTGCTGAACATGATGAAACCCTATTCATCATAATTCACCAAACCTACGAATTGTGGTTCAAGCAGCTACTTCATGAATTTGGAAAGCTGAATCGGGAGTTAAAATCGGCAAATACGTGGACGGCAATAAAGACATTGCGACGTATTCTCACCATTATGAAAACATTGGTTTCTCAAGTTGACATTCTTGAGACCATGACTCCCCTAGAGTTTAATAGCTTTCGAAAGTTTTTAGGCCAATCGAGTGGATTTCAGTCATTGCAATTCAGAGAAATCGAAATTTTATGTGGATTACGTTTTCCACTAATGAAAGACGCCCATAAAGATGATGAAGCTCATCTAAAAGTTCTTGAGCAACGAATGGCCGAGCCAACAATTTGGGAAAGTTTTGGGGAGTATCTCACTCAAAAAGGCTACCCAATGGTTATTGAAAGAGAAAATGAACATGGCTTACTCTATAACACCTCTCAAGCGAACCAAGATGTGCTCATTGAGGTAATGCAAAACAATGCGGAATGCGCCATAGTATGCGAATTACTAGTAGACTTTGACGAAGGCCTTCAAGAATGGAGATATCGCCATGTAAAAATGGTTCAACGAACGATTGGTACCAAGAAAGGCACAGGGGGATCAGATGGAGTTAAGTATTTACAAAAAACATTGAACCATTGTGTATTTCCGGACTTATGGGAAATTCGTTCGAAGTTCTAA
- a CDS encoding aminotransferase class V-fold PLP-dependent enzyme → MIDIDRLAKQLIPHYSHFNVSERLLFTGHSHQAWPDVALEGQAEYFHDAAKHVDKKWDYAMEKTEILRNYLRDYYDDPDGFYCREESTHVLFVSWMSALDLKNKPKIITTDAEFHSLFRQLHRLEEEGLEVSYVPINPDEQFVERIVAEMDDRTSAVMLSRVYFESSLINHHLTAIARAARERGILVMIDDYHGTNVVPLSIREADLEDCFILIGGYKYLQWGESNCFLRFPKNCELRPAITGWFASFSTLEKPRDLSPTEYDHSDQRFASGTYDPSSQYRAAKVVELFKEQGLTSEVLRDQYVQKVELLKEHFLKQDLDPSLIKLTHTKDIATHNGGFLSITSPKAREIRAALLENGIFTDARDQILRFGPAPYTTSAQIEQVMIELKKTISTL, encoded by the coding sequence ATGATCGATATCGACCGTTTAGCGAAGCAGTTAATCCCTCACTATTCTCACTTCAACGTATCAGAGCGTCTGCTCTTTACGGGGCATTCACATCAAGCATGGCCTGATGTAGCATTGGAAGGACAAGCAGAATACTTCCATGATGCCGCAAAACACGTTGATAAGAAATGGGATTATGCTATGGAGAAAACGGAAATCCTGCGCAATTATCTTCGCGACTATTATGATGATCCAGATGGGTTTTACTGCCGTGAAGAGAGCACACACGTACTATTTGTAAGTTGGATGAGTGCTTTAGATCTGAAGAATAAGCCAAAAATTATTACAACAGATGCTGAGTTTCATTCCCTATTTAGACAACTGCACCGCTTAGAGGAAGAAGGACTTGAAGTAAGTTATGTTCCTATAAACCCAGATGAACAGTTTGTTGAACGCATTGTAGCTGAGATGGACGACCGCACATCTGCAGTGATGCTATCGAGGGTATATTTTGAATCCAGTTTAATCAACCACCATTTAACAGCTATTGCTAGAGCGGCAAGAGAACGTGGTATTTTGGTAATGATTGATGATTACCACGGAACCAATGTAGTTCCATTATCTATCAGAGAAGCTGACTTAGAAGACTGCTTCATCCTGATTGGTGGATATAAGTATTTACAATGGGGAGAATCGAATTGCTTCCTTCGTTTTCCTAAGAACTGTGAATTACGTCCTGCAATTACTGGTTGGTTTGCATCCTTCAGCACATTGGAAAAACCACGCGATCTATCCCCAACAGAGTATGATCATTCTGATCAACGTTTTGCGAGTGGTACTTACGATCCTTCGTCTCAATACAGAGCAGCTAAAGTTGTTGAATTATTTAAAGAACAAGGCTTAACCTCTGAAGTATTACGTGATCAGTATGTTCAAAAAGTGGAGTTACTAAAAGAGCATTTCTTAAAGCAAGATTTAGATCCGTCACTAATTAAGCTTACCCACACAAAAGATATCGCTACACATAATGGTGGCTTCTTATCCATCACTTCGCCCAAGGCTAGAGAGATTAGGGCGGCGTTATTAGAGAACGGTATTTTTACGGATGCAAGAGATCAAATTTTACGATTTGGTCCAGCTCCTTATACCACATCTGCTCAAATAGAACAGGTTATGATTGAGCTGAAAAAAACCATTTCTACATTATAA
- a CDS encoding TatD family hydrolase has product MIDTHSHIYLDDFNEDRNEVMNRAELVGITDILMPAIDFGSLEQMDRLSHPTINFHKMVGVHPCDVKESLANYEEKLYEYAKADDIIGIGETGLDYYWSTDFIEEQKSSLKIHCKIAKALNKPIVLHNRESTDDLLQIIDEEQDGTLRGIWHCFNGTIEEGKRAIEMGLHLGIGGVVTFKNGGVDKTVKELPLNKMVLETDAPYLSPTPKRGKRNEPSFMEYTAKKLSELFNIDLQEVINKTTENSESLFDLRNFK; this is encoded by the coding sequence ATGATTGATACCCATTCACATATATATTTAGATGATTTCAATGAAGATCGAAATGAAGTAATGAATAGAGCGGAGTTGGTAGGGATTACAGATATCCTAATGCCCGCCATCGATTTTGGATCCTTAGAGCAAATGGACCGTCTATCTCATCCAACGATTAATTTTCACAAAATGGTAGGCGTTCATCCATGTGATGTGAAGGAATCGCTAGCTAATTACGAAGAAAAGTTATATGAGTATGCTAAGGCAGACGATATAATTGGAATTGGTGAAACAGGCTTAGATTATTATTGGAGTACCGATTTTATAGAAGAGCAGAAGAGTAGTTTAAAAATTCATTGTAAAATTGCTAAGGCACTAAATAAGCCTATAGTGCTTCATAACAGAGAGAGTACCGATGATTTGCTTCAAATTATTGATGAAGAGCAAGATGGAACACTAAGGGGAATCTGGCATTGCTTTAATGGCACTATTGAAGAGGGGAAAAGAGCTATTGAAATGGGATTACATCTAGGTATAGGCGGAGTAGTCACTTTTAAAAATGGAGGGGTGGATAAAACTGTGAAAGAACTTCCACTTAATAAAATGGTTCTTGAAACGGATGCTCCTTATTTATCGCCAACACCGAAACGAGGCAAAAGAAATGAGCCGTCGTTTATGGAGTACACAGCTAAAAAATTATCTGAGCTGTTTAACATTGATTTACAAGAGGTTATAAATAAAACTACTGAAAATTCTGAGAGTCTGTTCGATTTAAGAAACTTCAAGTAG
- a CDS encoding SusC/RagA family TonB-linked outer membrane protein — MVKKLLLTALLGLFVGGFAYAQTGTLTGSITDAKTNETLPAANILVVELSKGTSTDFDGNYTITDIPVGTYTIKALFVGYSPIEQTVEVTSGRNVLNVQLNPDTFGLDEIVVTGVISGTPKKKLAFTVSDVSAEDIEKVPSSDISGALQGKVSGVKVVQAGGTPGSAASIRLRGSTAIGGGSGGDQEPLIIVDGVILEGTLADIPTQNIKTIEVLKGASAASLYGSRAANGVIQIFTKRGSELAIGKTNVIVRNEVGYSQLAKDLNLAKHHAYARTAEELTAAGKNPADYEMDPTGSYMIESNTSNPGRVTKADGIADNDYGTMYNQVERVYNPGSSINNFVSVSRNLGTANMSLSFSNLQESGIIEETDGYNRQNVRINLDQNIAEGLDISASGSYSQSSNDVVTQGPGSPFWGALFIQPNIDLYANNEEDGSPYNVNADPYVIEDNPLYQLAAVDRTRDRNRFLGNLNLKYRPIQSVLLESSYSIDRTYQIYERWTPKGFLSADGFDTNVSKGSLYRSTYENVAQNLSFTAGYNERFDELTVRLKASYLLELSDYQSLSATGNDFAIAGIKSWDAIESDGVKTLDNYTSEVRSENIFAIASLDYKDRYIADFLVRQDGSSLFGEDERYNMYYRVSGAYRLTEDFQIDNINEWKLRVSYGTAGLRPPFAAQYLTYNVSGGLPTKSTLGNPNLKPALSKELEIGTNIEFLDRFSFETSYSTTTTEDQILSVPLPASAGGFSSRYENAGTIETNTFEASLNALLISDRDKSLSVTVNFDRTRQEVTQLDVAPFFQGPGTQNSSVFYVAEGETYGVMYGNKWVTDLSQLSTAQQNSGTVYELNNEGYVVTGKGTNSEAPVKMEEEDGNNVFKIGDVNPDFNTSIATNFDYKGFGVYFLLDAKIGGDIYNQTKAWLFREARHGEVDQAGVADADKKPKGYFEAFYNANNTSDYFVEDGTYLKLREVALSYEFSKDKLGVVGNVLESARVSVIGRNLLTITNYSGFDPEVAGTGGDITNFAFDGYSYPNFRTFSASLELRF; from the coding sequence ATGGTAAAAAAGCTACTGCTTACCGCATTATTAGGGTTGTTCGTGGGAGGTTTTGCGTATGCGCAAACTGGAACACTTACAGGGTCTATTACTGATGCGAAGACAAATGAAACGTTACCTGCAGCAAATATTCTTGTTGTAGAGTTATCAAAAGGTACATCTACCGACTTTGATGGTAATTACACTATCACTGATATCCCAGTTGGTACATATACTATAAAAGCTCTTTTTGTTGGATACTCTCCAATAGAACAGACAGTGGAAGTTACATCTGGTAGAAACGTTTTAAACGTTCAATTAAACCCAGATACCTTTGGACTAGATGAAATTGTTGTTACGGGTGTAATCTCAGGGACTCCAAAGAAAAAATTAGCCTTTACAGTAAGTGATGTATCAGCGGAAGACATTGAAAAAGTGCCTTCTAGCGATATTTCAGGTGCATTACAGGGTAAAGTATCAGGTGTTAAAGTAGTTCAAGCTGGTGGTACTCCAGGTTCTGCGGCTTCCATTCGCCTACGTGGATCTACGGCTATTGGTGGTGGAAGTGGTGGAGATCAAGAACCACTTATCATTGTTGATGGTGTAATTCTTGAAGGAACTCTTGCTGATATCCCAACACAGAATATCAAAACTATTGAGGTACTTAAAGGTGCTTCTGCTGCTTCTTTATATGGTTCTCGTGCTGCGAATGGTGTAATTCAAATTTTCACAAAGCGTGGTAGCGAATTAGCCATTGGTAAAACTAACGTAATTGTTAGAAATGAGGTTGGTTATTCTCAACTTGCTAAAGATCTGAATTTAGCTAAGCACCATGCATATGCAAGAACAGCTGAAGAATTAACAGCTGCTGGTAAAAATCCGGCTGATTATGAAATGGATCCAACGGGTTCTTACATGATTGAAAGCAATACTTCAAACCCTGGACGTGTTACGAAAGCAGATGGTATTGCTGACAACGATTATGGCACTATGTATAATCAAGTAGAGCGTGTATATAACCCAGGTTCTTCTATAAACAACTTTGTATCTGTTTCTAGAAACCTTGGTACTGCAAACATGTCTCTATCTTTCTCAAATTTACAAGAGTCAGGTATCATTGAAGAGACTGATGGGTACAACCGTCAGAATGTACGTATCAACTTAGATCAAAATATTGCTGAAGGCTTAGATATCTCAGCAAGTGGTAGTTACTCTCAGTCTAGTAACGATGTTGTTACTCAAGGTCCTGGTTCACCATTCTGGGGTGCTTTATTCATCCAGCCGAATATCGACTTGTATGCAAACAACGAAGAAGATGGTTCACCTTATAATGTGAATGCAGATCCTTATGTTATTGAAGATAACCCATTATATCAGTTAGCTGCTGTTGATAGAACACGCGACCGTAACCGATTCTTAGGTAATTTAAACCTAAAATATCGTCCTATTCAAAGTGTACTATTAGAAAGTAGCTACAGTATTGATAGAACTTATCAAATATATGAGCGTTGGACTCCAAAAGGATTCTTATCTGCTGATGGATTCGATACCAATGTGAGTAAAGGTTCTCTATATAGAAGTACCTACGAAAATGTGGCACAAAACTTAAGCTTTACAGCTGGTTATAATGAGCGTTTTGACGAATTAACAGTTCGTTTAAAAGCAAGTTACTTACTAGAACTAAGCGACTACCAATCTCTATCGGCAACGGGTAATGATTTCGCAATTGCAGGTATTAAGTCTTGGGACGCTATCGAATCTGACGGTGTTAAAACTTTAGACAACTACACTTCTGAAGTTCGTTCTGAAAATATTTTCGCTATTGCATCTTTAGATTACAAAGATCGCTACATCGCTGATTTCTTAGTACGTCAAGATGGTTCTTCATTATTTGGTGAAGATGAGCGCTACAATATGTACTACCGTGTATCAGGTGCGTATCGTTTAACTGAAGACTTCCAAATTGACAATATTAATGAATGGAAGTTACGTGTATCATACGGTACTGCAGGTCTAAGGCCTCCATTTGCTGCTCAATACCTTACATATAACGTAAGTGGTGGACTACCAACTAAGAGTACTTTAGGTAATCCTAATTTGAAACCAGCTCTTTCTAAAGAATTAGAAATTGGTACAAACATTGAGTTCTTAGATCGTTTCTCATTTGAAACATCGTACTCAACCACTACTACTGAAGACCAAATTCTAAGTGTACCACTTCCTGCTTCTGCTGGTGGATTCTCATCTCGTTACGAGAATGCTGGTACAATTGAAACCAACACTTTTGAGGCTTCTCTAAATGCGTTACTAATCTCTGACCGTGACAAGTCTTTAAGTGTTACTGTAAACTTTGACAGAACTCGTCAAGAAGTAACTCAACTTGATGTAGCGCCATTTTTCCAAGGCCCAGGAACACAGAATTCAAGTGTATTCTATGTAGCTGAAGGCGAGACCTATGGTGTAATGTACGGTAACAAATGGGTTACTGATTTAAGCCAGTTGTCTACTGCTCAGCAGAACTCAGGTACTGTGTATGAGTTAAATAACGAAGGTTATGTGGTTACAGGAAAAGGCACAAATAGTGAAGCTCCTGTAAAAATGGAAGAAGAAGATGGTAACAATGTATTCAAAATTGGTGATGTGAATCCTGATTTCAATACTAGTATTGCAACCAATTTCGACTACAAAGGTTTTGGTGTTTACTTCTTACTTGACGCTAAAATTGGTGGCGATATCTACAACCAAACTAAAGCTTGGTTATTCCGCGAAGCACGCCATGGTGAAGTTGATCAAGCTGGTGTAGCTGATGCTGATAAGAAGCCTAAAGGATACTTTGAGGCATTCTACAATGCGAATAATACAAGCGACTACTTCGTAGAAGATGGTACTTACTTAAAATTACGTGAAGTAGCTCTTTCTTATGAATTCAGCAAAGACAAGCTAGGTGTTGTAGGAAATGTATTAGAAAGCGCACGTGTAAGTGTAATTGGTAGAAACCTACTTACAATCACTAACTATTCTGGCTTTGATCCTGAAGTTGCGGGT